DNA sequence from the Candidatus Hydrogenedentota bacterium genome:
TCCCAGACGCGACTCAACATCGCGCGCAGACCGGCGTACCACCAGTGCCCGTCTTCGACGCGAAACATGATGGCGTATTCGTCGCGCTCCACGTATTCTTACTTTCGTGCTTTCACCCGCAATCGAGTGTGGAAGTTGGTTATCGATGGTCCCCGATTGCAGCCGCGACATCTGCCACAGCCTTTAACTCAAGCTCGGGATACATCGGCAATGACAGTACTTCATTGCACGCTGACTCGCTTACGGGGAAGGCGCCGCGTTCGTAGCCGAGATGCGCATATGCGGGCTGGAGATGCAATGGCGTGGGGTAGTGAATTTGTGTGCCGATACCTTTACTTTGGAGGTGTACGCGCAGCGCATCCCGGTGCGGAGTCCGGACGACGAACAAGTGGTAATTGCTTCGCGCCCATTCCTTCTCAATCGTTAACCGAACGCTGGATTCGCGTAAAGCGTCCGTATAGGCGGCGGCGAGTTCGCGGCGGGCGGCGTTCCATGCATCGAGGCGCCGCAGTTTCACGCGCAGAACTGCCGCCTGAAGTTCGTCCAATCGGCTGTTGAACCCCTCCGTGACGCTCCGGTACCGGCTTTTCTCACCATAGTTGCGAAGCATTCGCACAAGCTGCGCGAGGTCTGCGTCGCGCGTGAGCACGGCGCCGCCGTCGCCGTACGCGCCCAGGTTCTTGCTCGGGTAGAAGCTGAAGGCGGCGGCGTCGCCGAGTGTACCGCACTTCCTCCCTTTGTAGAATGCACCGTGGGCCTGCGCGCAGTCTTCGATAACTATCACGTCATGCGTTCGCGCGATTTCCAGGATGGCGTCCATGTCGCAGGGATGACCGTAGAGATGCACGGGGACAATCGCGCGCGTGCGGGGTGAAATAGCGCGGCGCAAGGAGTCGGGATTCATCGTGAGCGTGTCGTCCGAAACATCGCAGAAAACCGGGCGTGCGCCGGACGCGGCAATGCCGCACGCGGTCGGCACGCAGGTGTTCGCAGCGGTTATGACTTCGTCTCCCGGCTTCACTCCAGCCGCGCGGAGCGCGAGATGGATTGCGTCGGTCCCCGATGCACAGCCCGCTGCACAGCAGCCATCGTGATAGGACGCAAATTCCTCTTCGAACGCGGCGCAGTGCTTGCCGAGAACGAACCAGCTCGAGTCGAACACGTCCGCGATCGCGGCGTCGATCTCATGCTTAATTGAGAGATACTGCGATTTGAGATCGACGAAGGGAATCATCTGCGGCCCGTTATCCGGCGGAGGTTATAGAGAAACACTTCCTCGAACCACAGATGCGACAACGTCACAGCGACGCGGAACAGGCGGGGGAAGTTGAAGAACTGCGATTTCCCGTGCGCGCGCTGGTAATGGTGGACGGGGACTTCGACGATTCGGAACCCCGCGCGGGTGATGCGCATCATCATCTCCGCGCAGATGACGCCGCTATCGTGTTTGAGCGTGATTGTGTCGAAGACGGTGCGGCGTATGAGCCGGAAATCGCAATCGGTATCGCAGATATTAAGGCCAAACGCGATCTTCACCATCCAATGATAGATGCGGCCGATAACAATGCGATGCAGTGGATCGTGGCGCTGGATTTTGTAGCCTTGAACGACATCCACGTCCGGGCCGGCTTTCTCGATTAGAAGGGCGAGTTCGCGCACGTCGTACTGCGCGTCGCCGTCGGTGTAAAAAATCCAATCTTTTGTTCCGGACGCGAACCCGGAGCGGAGCGCGCCGCCGTACCCTTTGTTCTTTTCGTGCCGAAGGACCTTTACGTTCGGATATTCCTGCTCGATGCGATCCAGCAAATCGAGCGTTTGCTGCCCACTGCCGTCGTCGATGATTGTGAAGTCGTAGTCGATGCCGAGCTTTTCCACAGTTTGCAGGGTAAATAGGACCATGCTGCCCATCGTGCCCCAGTCGTTGTAGCACGGGTAAAATATGGAAATGGAAGGTTTATCGGTAGCGATCATGGGTGCTTTGTCTTGGCCGTGATGATTGCGTAGCGTCCAAATGTTTGTTCTATACGATTGTCGCCGATGGCGTCGGTTTGACTCCGCGCGTCCAAGACGACAGCGTCATATTCCTGCCACGAATCGGTTGTTCGCACGCGATCGACTGGAAACTCGGCCAGCAAGTTCGCGACACGCTGTATCGGATAAAATGTGGTCGCGACCGCGGCTCGGTCATAGTGTTTCACCAAGTGGTCGACGACAGCATATTCGTCCTGCATTTCGTCGCGCGTCGCCATCGCGGCGATACGCGGTGCCGTCTCCCATGCGACGAACACGAGCATTACGGTTGAAGCGATATAGGCGAAGCGTCGGTATCGAGCGGCCTTGCCTTGGGAGCGGCTGAATCCACTCGCGCAGAATGTGCCTGCAAACGCGGCGCCGATTGCCATTGCATACCAAAGATAGCGGGGAATCGCGCCCGTCGTAAAGAAAATCCACCAATACGCGATGAGGAGTGCGAACAACGCCAGCAAGAGGCAGGCGGGGCGGTAGGCGGTTAGCAGCGCCGCGGTGGTCAGTGAATATATGCCAACTACCAAGTAGAAGACCGCTGCAATCCAATGTTGCGCCAACCAGGAAAGCGCCGTGCCAACTGAATCAAGGCCAAACAGCAGATTGTGCTGGTACATACTCAGGTGACCACCGGGGGTATCGGTACCGTGCGGTCCGTATAGGCTGGTCACACCAACCCAACTGGCGAGCATGGCCAGCGCGACCCCGGTGGGAACGAGTGCGTGCACCAAGCGGATGCGGCGAAACGTCATCCAATCGTAAACCCACATCCCCAGCGCGGGCCACGCCGCGACGACGAGAAAGTATTTAGTCGTCAGGGCGCAACCGAACAAGGCGCCCGATGCGACGCACCAGCTCAGCGGTCTTGCCGAGTCGAGCGCACGTTCCCACACGAACAGCGCGGCGATAAGATACAGCAGCGCGGGCGCCTCGCCGTACAGCGTGCGCGCGAGGTACAACGAGCCCGGCGCCGCCAGCAAGAACAACACGGCAAAAACGCCTGCCATTGTATTTGTCGAACGCGCAACCAGAAGGTAAACCAAAGCGCATAGCAGTAGAAAGAAGAGCGCCATTATGACGCGCCCGGAATGTAGCGGCTCACCAAACGCCCATATTGCCGCGGCAACCGGAAGCAGGACGGTCGGCCCGACACTGTCGTAGTCGTCGAAAGGCCTAAACCCCGTAGCGGGCATGCCCGATCCGTACACGCCATGCACCGCGACGTTTCGCGCCACGATGAGGTGGTGTGACTCATCCGGTTCGATGTGCGGAAACACGGACAAGCGCGGAATGGTTGCGAGCGCGACGATTCCCAGCGATACGAGCAGGGCGATCATTGTCGTTCGGCCACTCGGAGATTTCGTGCGTCCGGGCAAAGATTCGCGCAGGCCGGGTTTGCGGCGGTACAGTGCGTGCAACCCGGCTATGCTCGCGGCGAGAAGTGCGGAGAAGAACACCGCCTTCATCGCCAATCTTGGAATTGAAGGCCCGCCCTCCGTTGCACCGGAGAGGCAACTGAAGCCCAGCAGCGCCCACGACGCCGACGCGGTAAACCCCGCGCATACAAAGACCGCAAGCGCCGCAAAGGTCCCGTGGGCCCAGAGAAATTGCGATTTGAAGCGTCCGCAGTCAAACTTCGGTTCGCGATTGTTGTCCCCGCTGCTCACAAGGTGAGTGTCCCCAGCATTGCCACGCGCCGAGTATAGCAATGGCGGGATCGGATTGCGCAAGGGAAGTTGTCCGTGCCGCCTGCCCCGGCGATAATGGCGCGACCAGAGGGGAGACCACCAGTGCCGGAAAAAGGCCTGTTTCTACAGAACGTCGTCGCGGTGATCTGGGATTTCGACAAAACCCTTTCGCCGAACTATATGCAGAAGCCGCTGTTCGATGCATACGACATCGACGAGGACATCTTCTGGGGCGAGGTGAACGCGCTTCCGGACTACTACAAGCGCGCGGGCATCACCGTGCAGCGTGACACGTGCTACCTTGGCCACTTGTTGTCGTATGTGCGCGCGGGCCGCATGCCGGGCCTGGACAACTCGAAATTGCGCGATCTCGGCGCG
Encoded proteins:
- a CDS encoding DegT/DnrJ/EryC1/StrS family aminotransferase — its product is MIPFVDLKSQYLSIKHEIDAAIADVFDSSWFVLGKHCAAFEEEFASYHDGCCAAGCASGTDAIHLALRAAGVKPGDEVITAANTCVPTACGIAASGARPVFCDVSDDTLTMNPDSLRRAISPRTRAIVPVHLYGHPCDMDAILEIARTHDVIVIEDCAQAHGAFYKGRKCGTLGDAAAFSFYPSKNLGAYGDGGAVLTRDADLAQLVRMLRNYGEKSRYRSVTEGFNSRLDELQAAVLRVKLRRLDAWNAARRELAAAYTDALRESSVRLTIEKEWARSNYHLFVVRTPHRDALRVHLQSKGIGTQIHYPTPLHLQPAYAHLGYERGAFPVSESACNEVLSLPMYPELELKAVADVAAAIGDHR
- a CDS encoding glycosyltransferase family 2 protein — translated: MIATDKPSISIFYPCYNDWGTMGSMVLFTLQTVEKLGIDYDFTIIDDGSGQQTLDLLDRIEQEYPNVKVLRHEKNKGYGGALRSGFASGTKDWIFYTDGDAQYDVRELALLIEKAGPDVDVVQGYKIQRHDPLHRIVIGRIYHWMVKIAFGLNICDTDCDFRLIRRTVFDTITLKHDSGVICAEMMMRITRAGFRIVEVPVHHYQRAHGKSQFFNFPRLFRVAVTLSHLWFEEVFLYNLRRITGRR
- a CDS encoding glycosyltransferase family 39 protein is translated as MSSGDNNREPKFDCGRFKSQFLWAHGTFAALAVFVCAGFTASASWALLGFSCLSGATEGGPSIPRLAMKAVFFSALLAASIAGLHALYRRKPGLRESLPGRTKSPSGRTTMIALLVSLGIVALATIPRLSVFPHIEPDESHHLIVARNVAVHGVYGSGMPATGFRPFDDYDSVGPTVLLPVAAAIWAFGEPLHSGRVIMALFFLLLCALVYLLVARSTNTMAGVFAVLFLLAAPGSLYLARTLYGEAPALLYLIAALFVWERALDSARPLSWCVASGALFGCALTTKYFLVVAAWPALGMWVYDWMTFRRIRLVHALVPTGVALAMLASWVGVTSLYGPHGTDTPGGHLSMYQHNLLFGLDSVGTALSWLAQHWIAAVFYLVVGIYSLTTAALLTAYRPACLLLALFALLIAYWWIFFTTGAIPRYLWYAMAIGAAFAGTFCASGFSRSQGKAARYRRFAYIASTVMLVFVAWETAPRIAAMATRDEMQDEYAVVDHLVKHYDRAAVATTFYPIQRVANLLAEFPVDRVRTTDSWQEYDAVVLDARSQTDAIGDNRIEQTFGRYAIITAKTKHP